The Streptomyces tendae genome has a window encoding:
- a CDS encoding M56 family metallopeptidase, which yields MGVFVFLPLVLPLTAWPIARLAEQHLHPRTATRLLTGVAAVMAACSTLCLALVMVVGTAQLPGNPLPDGWSDPEVRAAVPYDEVVGKAAIPALVAVLVACGRTWWRHTRVRRRAHRALAGLRDTEVAVLPDAAPYAYALPGGRRDRVVVTTAMLDCLEPAERRALFAHERAHLSARHHRFLLTVRLAAQANPFLWPLRTAVSYTTERWADEDAARTVGSRRTVARAIGKAALVSRGTPSATLAGLAAAGPVPRRVAALLGPAPAVRTWPSLFTAVGVAAWGAATGAVVSAMSSANSAVTMVLILHAATPL from the coding sequence ATGGGGGTCTTCGTCTTTCTGCCGCTGGTGCTGCCGCTCACCGCGTGGCCGATCGCGCGCCTGGCCGAGCAGCATCTGCATCCGCGGACCGCGACGCGGCTGCTGACCGGGGTGGCCGCGGTGATGGCGGCGTGCAGCACGCTCTGCCTGGCGCTGGTGATGGTGGTCGGCACCGCCCAGCTCCCCGGCAACCCGCTGCCCGACGGCTGGTCGGATCCCGAGGTGCGGGCGGCGGTCCCGTACGACGAGGTCGTCGGCAAGGCGGCGATCCCCGCGCTGGTCGCGGTGCTGGTCGCGTGCGGCCGGACGTGGTGGCGGCACACGCGGGTGCGCCGCCGTGCCCATCGGGCGCTGGCGGGGCTACGGGACACGGAGGTGGCCGTGCTTCCCGACGCCGCCCCGTACGCGTACGCGCTGCCGGGAGGCCGGCGGGACCGGGTGGTGGTGACGACGGCCATGCTGGACTGTCTCGAACCGGCCGAGCGGCGGGCGCTGTTCGCCCATGAGCGGGCCCATCTGTCCGCCCGCCACCACCGCTTCCTGCTCACGGTGCGCCTGGCCGCGCAGGCCAACCCGTTCTTGTGGCCGTTGCGTACGGCGGTGTCGTACACGACGGAGCGGTGGGCGGACGAGGACGCGGCCCGGACGGTCGGCAGCCGCCGTACGGTGGCCCGCGCGATCGGCAAGGCCGCGCTGGTGTCCCGGGGCACCCCGTCCGCCACCCTGGCCGGTCTGGCCGCGGCGGGGCCGGTGCCGCGCCGGGTGGCGGCCCTGCTCGGGCCCGCGCCCGCGGTGCGCACGTGGCCCTCGTTGTTCACGGCGGTGGGAGTGGCCGCGTGGGGCGCGGCCACGGGGGCCGTCGTGTCGGCGATGTCGTCCGCCAACTCCGCGGTGACGATGGTGCTCATCCTGCACGCGGCCACGCCGCTGTGA
- a CDS encoding twin-arginine translocase TatA/TatE family subunit translates to MFGLSELAVILIVVIALILARKGPELARNAGKSARILKAEAQAMKRAEQEEAQARGADASPRIIQGEAVAGPGAPATGPERPSADTDGIPPQGSRA, encoded by the coding sequence ATGTTCGGACTGAGCGAACTGGCCGTCATCCTGATCGTCGTCATCGCGCTGATCCTGGCCAGGAAGGGACCCGAACTCGCCCGCAACGCGGGCAAGTCGGCCCGCATCCTCAAGGCCGAGGCACAGGCCATGAAGAGGGCGGAGCAGGAGGAGGCACAGGCACGGGGCGCGGACGCCTCCCCCCGGATCATCCAGGGGGAGGCCGTTGCGGGCCCGGGAGCGCCCGCAACCGGCCCGGAACGGCCGTCCGCCGACACGGACGGCATCCCGCCGCAGGGCAGCAGGGCGTAG
- a CDS encoding TerD family protein, with amino-acid sequence MGVSLSKGGNVSLSKEAPGLTAVLVGLGWDVRTTTGTDYDLDASALLLDASGKVLSDQHFVFYNNLKSPDGSVEHTGDNLTGEGEGDDESVKVNLAAVPAEVDRIVFPVSIHDAENRGQSFGQVRNAFIRIVNQAGGAEIARYDLSEDASTETAMVFGELYRNGAEWKFRAVGQGYASGLAGIAADFGVNV; translated from the coding sequence GTGGGAGTTTCCCTGTCCAAGGGCGGCAACGTCTCGCTCAGCAAGGAGGCGCCGGGCCTGACCGCCGTCCTGGTCGGTCTCGGCTGGGACGTCCGCACGACCACCGGCACCGACTACGACCTCGACGCGTCCGCCCTGCTCCTCGACGCCTCCGGCAAGGTGCTGTCGGACCAGCACTTCGTCTTCTACAACAACCTCAAGAGCCCCGACGGTTCCGTGGAGCACACCGGTGACAACCTCACCGGTGAGGGCGAGGGCGACGACGAGAGCGTGAAGGTGAACCTCGCGGCCGTGCCCGCCGAGGTCGACCGGATCGTGTTCCCGGTGTCCATCCACGACGCGGAGAACCGCGGCCAGAGCTTCGGCCAGGTCCGCAACGCGTTCATCCGGATCGTCAACCAGGCCGGCGGCGCCGAGATCGCCCGCTACGACCTGTCCGAGGACGCCTCCACCGAGACCGCGATGGTCTTCGGCGAGCTCTACCGCAACGGCGCCGAGTGGAAGTTCCGCGCGGTCGGCCAGGGGTACGCCTCGGGCCTCGCCGGGATCGCCGCCGACTTCGGCGTGAACGTCTGA
- a CDS encoding RNA polymerase subunit sigma-70: MSVDGTLDAVGETAFSRMAERHRRELQVHCYRMLGSFEDAEDTVQETFLRAWRRRETFEGRSTFRAWLYRIATNACLDLLAKCRPEPATGGEVLWLQPYPDRLLDELPAGEGDEPESAAVARETIELAYVVAVQHLAPRPRAVLLLRDVLGWPAKDVARLLGHSVNSVNSALQRARAGMREHLPAERRDWSGGGQDAGTRELVRRYTDAVVATDVDGIAALLRDDVRCSMPPTPGLHVGRDAVVADWVESGFQDLEGLRAVVTSVNRQPAVAFYLRRERTGAHLPLTVDVLRVVGGAVAEIVTFHDDRFPSLGLPEAL; this comes from the coding sequence ATGAGTGTGGACGGGACGCTGGACGCGGTCGGTGAGACGGCGTTCTCCCGGATGGCGGAGCGGCACCGGCGGGAGCTGCAAGTGCACTGCTACCGGATGCTCGGGTCGTTCGAGGACGCCGAGGACACCGTGCAGGAGACGTTCCTGCGGGCGTGGCGGCGGCGGGAGACGTTCGAGGGGCGGTCGACGTTCCGGGCCTGGCTGTACCGGATCGCCACCAACGCGTGTCTCGACCTGCTCGCCAAGTGCAGGCCCGAGCCGGCGACCGGCGGCGAGGTGCTGTGGCTCCAGCCGTACCCGGACCGGCTGCTCGACGAGCTGCCCGCGGGGGAAGGGGACGAGCCGGAGAGCGCCGCGGTGGCGCGGGAGACGATCGAGCTGGCGTACGTCGTCGCCGTGCAGCACCTGGCGCCGCGCCCGCGGGCCGTGCTGCTGCTGCGGGACGTGCTCGGCTGGCCGGCCAAGGACGTCGCGCGGCTCCTGGGTCACTCGGTCAACTCGGTGAACAGCGCGCTGCAGCGGGCCCGCGCCGGCATGCGGGAGCATCTGCCCGCCGAGCGGCGGGACTGGTCCGGCGGCGGCCAGGACGCGGGGACGCGCGAGCTGGTGCGCCGCTACACCGACGCCGTCGTGGCCACGGACGTCGACGGGATCGCCGCCCTGCTGCGGGACGACGTCCGCTGCTCGATGCCGCCCACGCCCGGACTGCACGTGGGGCGTGACGCGGTGGTCGCCGACTGGGTGGAGAGCGGCTTCCAGGACCTCGAGGGCCTGCGGGCCGTCGTCACGTCGGTGAACCGGCAGCCGGCCGTCGCCTTCTACCTCCGGCGGGAGCGGACGGGCGCCCACCTGCCCCTGACGGTCGACGTCCTACGGGTCGTCGGCGGGGCGGTCGCCGAGATCGTCACGTTCCACGACGACCGGTTCCCCTCGCTCGGGCTGCCGGAGGCTCTGTAG
- a CDS encoding DedA family protein — MRFTSSPLPAAPADGIAGWAADLVGTLGGPGAGLAIALENLFPPLPSEVILPLTGFAAGQGVITLVSALFWTTLGSVTGAVVLYGIGALFGRDRIHALWAKLPLVKASDLRRTEAWFAKHGTKAVLLGRMVPIFRSLISVPAGVERMPLPVFVTLTTLGSLIWNAALVMSGYWLGDQWATVGTYVGAVSKAVLALVVVALVSYVALRLRGSSRAARHRRAS; from the coding sequence ATGCGTTTCACCTCCTCACCCCTGCCCGCCGCACCCGCCGACGGCATCGCGGGCTGGGCCGCCGATCTCGTCGGGACCCTGGGCGGTCCGGGCGCCGGCCTGGCCATCGCGCTGGAGAACCTCTTTCCGCCGCTGCCCAGCGAGGTGATCCTCCCGCTCACCGGGTTCGCCGCAGGGCAGGGCGTGATCACCCTGGTGTCGGCCCTGTTCTGGACGACGCTCGGCTCGGTCACCGGAGCAGTGGTCCTCTACGGCATCGGCGCGCTGTTCGGCCGGGACCGCATACACGCCCTGTGGGCCAAGCTGCCGCTGGTCAAGGCATCCGACCTGCGGCGCACCGAGGCATGGTTCGCGAAGCACGGCACCAAGGCGGTCCTCCTCGGCCGCATGGTGCCGATCTTCCGCAGTCTCATCTCCGTCCCCGCGGGCGTGGAACGCATGCCGCTGCCCGTGTTCGTCACGCTGACCACCCTCGGCAGTCTGATCTGGAACGCGGCCCTGGTGATGTCCGGTTACTGGCTGGGCGACCAGTGGGCGACCGTCGGGACCTACGTCGGCGCCGTCTCCAAGGCCGTACTCGCTCTCGTCGTCGTCGCGCTCGTCTCGTACGTGGCTCTGCGACTGCGCGGCAGCAGCCGGGCCGCCCGCCACCGTCGTGCGTCATGA
- a CDS encoding BlaI/MecI/CopY family transcriptional regulator: MGEQRQRPRRRGQGELEALVLSALREADGPATAGWVQERLGGDLAYTTVITILTRLLAKGAVTRERAGRSFAWTCALDQAGLAARRMRKVLDSENDREAVLASFVTGLGPDDERLLRELLRPAGHDGED; encoded by the coding sequence GTGGGCGAGCAGCGGCAGCGTCCCCGGCGGCGGGGGCAGGGTGAGCTGGAGGCGCTGGTCCTGTCGGCGCTCCGGGAGGCGGACGGTCCGGCGACCGCCGGGTGGGTACAGGAACGGCTGGGCGGCGACCTGGCGTACACGACGGTGATCACGATCCTGACCCGGCTGCTGGCCAAGGGAGCCGTCACGCGGGAGCGGGCGGGCCGGTCGTTCGCCTGGACGTGCGCGCTGGACCAGGCAGGGCTGGCCGCCCGGCGGATGCGCAAGGTGCTGGACTCCGAGAACGACCGTGAGGCCGTGCTGGCCAGCTTCGTGACCGGCCTGGGGCCGGACGACGAGCGGCTGCTCCGGGAGCTGCTGCGTCCGGCGGGGCACGACGGGGAAGACTGA